The following is a genomic window from Rhizobium sp. NRK18.
TCGATGAAGGCGGTGCGGCGGGCCTTTGTTCTCTACGGTGCCCATATCGCCTGCACATTCACGACGCTCGCGGTGTTTGCGCTCGGCGCCTGGTGGTTTCATCAGCCGGACATGCTGGAAAAGATCGCCATCGGCCCGGCGCTTGCCGAGCCGGTGAAGGGCGTCATGGCAATCCTCACGCTTGGCCATCAGTTCGGCTACAACAACATCCTGCCGCTTTACGCAGCCCTGCTGCTGATGGTGCCGGGTATCCTGTGGCTGGAATCGCAGAGCCCGCGCCTGCTCGTCATGCTGTCCATCGCCCTGTGGTTCTTAGTTGGTCTTTATCAGATTGCGCCCGGCAACATGCTCATGGACGGGGTCTGGTTCTTCAATCCGCTCTCCTGGCAGCTGCTCTTCGTCATCGGCATCGTTTCCATGCGCCACGTGCAGCGCGGCGGTACGATCTACTGGAACCCGTTCCTGTTTGTTGCCGCTGCGGGCTACGTGATCCTGTCGGCCTTCTGGGTGACGCTGTCGTGGTGGAACATCGACATCTCCTTTGGCCTGCTGCCGAAGGTGCTGGCCGGCTTCGAGAAAACCTACCTGTCGCTGCCGCGCCTTCTGCACGTCCTGGCGCTCGCCTATCTGGTCGTCAAAATTCCGTTCCTGTCGGCCGCCGCCCGCCGGCCGGTCAACAACCCGCTTTCGGTTCTCGGTCGCCACTCTCTCGGCATCTTCGTTTCGGGCACCATCCTGGCGATGATCGCTCAGGTGCTGATGATGGGAATGGGCGAAAGCGCCGCCATGGGCATCTCGCTCATCCTGCTCGGCATCGTCATCCAGTTCGGCATTGCCTACTGGCTCGACGACCGTGACCAGAAGAAGCGGAAGCAGGTGACGGCAAAGCCGCAGCGTGCCAAGCCCATGCTGCCGGCAACGCCGATACAGGCAGCCGAATAGGCGTCGAAGGAAACGCATGCGCCTCTCATTGACGGCGGATGCGGTCGGCCAGACAGATCGAGGGGCTCATGCCAGACGGCATGAGCCCCTCTTTCATGTCTCGGAGCGTCTGGCGCAGCCCCGAAGCGGACCGGGTCGCTCAGGCGGCTCAGGCCGCCTCGTTGTCGTCGGGGCCGCGCGTTTCAGACGCAGGCAGTTCCTTGATGCCGCTCGCCTTCAGCAGGGCGGCGAAACGACCGCTCTTCTCGGCCAGTTCCTGATAGCCACCCATTTCGACGATTTCACCATGATCGATGAAGAGGACGAGGTCCGCCTCGCGGACGGTCGACAGCCGGTGAGCGATGATGAAGGTGGTGCGATCCTTCCTCAGCCGGTCGATCGCTGCCTTGACGCGACCTTCCGTCTCGACGTCGAGCGCGCTGGTCGCCTCGTCGAGCACGAGGATCGGCGCATTCTTCAGGATGGCGCGGGCAATGGCGATGCGCTGCCGCTCGCCGCCGGACAGGCGGTTGCCGCGCTCGCCGGCATGGGTCTCGTAGCCATCCTGCCGACCTTCGATGAACTCGACGGCCGCTGCCGCTTCCGCAGCCTCGGCAATCTCTTCCGGCGTGGCGGTTTCCTTCCCGATCTGGATGTTGTCGCGGATTGAGCGATTGAGCAGGCCGGCATCCTGGAAGACGGCGGCGATGTTGGCGCGCAGCGACTTGCGGGTGGCGGTGGAGATGTCCATGCCGTCGATGAGGATCTTGCCTTCCTGCGGATCGTAGACCCGCTGCAGGAGGTTCATCAGCGTCG
Proteins encoded in this region:
- a CDS encoding OpgC family protein, with protein sequence MLSYANTRGLPGGAGASAAKPAQRDTRLDVIRALALITIFINHVPGQMFEHWTSKNFGFSDASEAFVLISGIAIGLAYGRKYTVGNRLSMSMKAVRRAFVLYGAHIACTFTTLAVFALGAWWFHQPDMLEKIAIGPALAEPVKGVMAILTLGHQFGYNNILPLYAALLLMVPGILWLESQSPRLLVMLSIALWFLVGLYQIAPGNMLMDGVWFFNPLSWQLLFVIGIVSMRHVQRGGTIYWNPFLFVAAAGYVILSAFWVTLSWWNIDISFGLLPKVLAGFEKTYLSLPRLLHVLALAYLVVKIPFLSAAARRPVNNPLSVLGRHSLGIFVSGTILAMIAQVLMMGMGESAAMGISLILLGIVIQFGIAYWLDDRDQKKRKQVTAKPQRAKPMLPATPIQAAE